The Macaca nemestrina isolate mMacNem1 chromosome 6, mMacNem.hap1, whole genome shotgun sequence genome window below encodes:
- the LOC105482351 gene encoding ubiquitin-like domain-containing CTD phosphatase 1, with the protein MALPIIVKWGGQEYSVTTLSEDDTVLDLKQFLKTLTGVLPERQKLLGLKVKGKPAENDVKLGALKLKPNTKIMMMGTREESLEDVLGPPPDNDDVVNDFDIEDEVVEVENREENLLKISRRVKEYKVEILNPPREGKKLLVLDVDYTLFDHRSCAETGVELMRPYLHEFLTSAYEDYDIVIWSATNMKWIEAKMKELGVSTNANYKITFMLDSAAMITVHTPRRGLIDVKPLGVIWGKFSEFYSKKNTIMFDDIGRNFLMNPQNGLKIRPFMKAHLNRDKDKELLKLTQYLKEIAKLDDFLDLNHKYWERYLSKKQGQ; encoded by the exons ATGGCTCTCCCTATCATTGTAAAATGGGGTGGACAGGAGTATTCCGTGACCACACTTTCAGAAGATGATACTGTGCTCGATCTCAAACAGTTTCTCAAGACCCTTACAGGAGTGCTTCCAGAACGCCAAAAGTTACTTGGACTCAAAGTTAAAG GCAAACCTGCAGAAAATGATGTTAAGCTTGGAGCTCTCAAACTGAAACCAAATACTAAAATCATGATGATGGGAACTCGTGAGGAGAGCTTG GAAGATGTCTTAGGTCCACCCCCTGACAATGATGATGTTGTTAATGACTTTGATATTGAAGATGAAGTAGTTGAAGTAGAAAATAG GGAAGAAAACCTACTGAAAATTTCTCGCAGAGTGAAAGAGTACAAAGTGGAAATTTTGAATCCTCCCAGGGAAGGGAAAAAGCTTTTGGTACTAGATGTTGATTATACATTATTTG ACCACAGGTCTTGTGCAGAGACTGGGGTAGAGTTAATGCGGCCATATCTTCATGAATTTCTAACATCTGCCTATGAAGATTATGACATTGTTATTTGGT CTGCAACAAATATGAAGTGGATTGAAGCTAAAATGAAA GAGCTGGGAGTGAGCACAAATGCAAATTATAAGATTACTTTCATGTTGGATAGTGCTGCTATGATAACAGTACATACTCCAAGGAGAGGATTAATAGAT GTAAAGCCTCTTGGTGTTATATGGGGAAAGTTTTCGGAGTTTTACAGCAAGAAAAACACCATTATGTTTGATGACATAGGGAGAAATTTTCTAATGAACCCACAGAATGGACTAAAG ATAAGGCCTTTTATGAAAGCGCACCTAAATCGAGATAAAgacaaagaacttttaaaattaactcaGTACCTCAAGGAAATAGCAAAATTAGATGACTTTTTGGATCTAAATCACAAATATTGGGAAAG ATATCTCTCAAAGAAGCAAGGACAGTAG